From Acidobacteriota bacterium, one genomic window encodes:
- a CDS encoding PD40 domain-containing protein: protein MHHVLRPIRCAIVAGLISSCGVAATPRSKTITVDEGTDMQVAVSPDHKTLLADVQGLIFSIPSAGGVAKQLTSPMQEASHPDWSAKGDLVALQCYAGGTFHIWTMKPDGSGLKQVTNGHGDDREPRLSPDGSTIAFSSDRAFKGSYDIWTVKIDGSDLKQITHSAEDEYEPNWSHDGKRLVFVSGSGIQAKAIETIELGNGKRSTIALVDPLKARVNAPSFSPDDSHIAYVRSDGSGAALSRSRLIVATVADASKPIYIGKSDDAFPFPATWLSDAELIYTGSGKILRVKLPASAETAIAFTAAIPHVRPQYAHRQYDFDEAAPHAVKGIYAPAFSPDGRQVAFVALNQLYVMTIGEAPAAITHDVFYKQGPAFSPDGKWLAYVSDRSGIENIYLHDVSNLDSTEDDWRIAPGNNAQIMPAWSPDGKLIAFQDQTGATLLIDVASGKISPLAAATFFPGRAAFAPNGKTVAIATIHPYSKRFREGTSDFLMVDLATKATKFYSPAPYESVTTRTEDGPIYAPNGKELAFVLRDQLYTMPVDADGYPSGPAVKLNDETTDAPTWSGDSAHILYLSNGRLRMIDRATGKITPVPVDLTYTQAKPKQKLLIHAGRFWKGSGPEELKDVDVLVTDNRITSVGPHAATPPAGVTQTIEAPDSTVLPGLFENHVHADSDNGIYYGDRMGRLWLIYGVTELRGIADNAYRALEHKESYISGAATGPRVFNTGEAVDGERVYYPMMIATTSEEQLHREFDRLKALDFDFVKLYVRLPYAWAKEGVDYAHSQMGVETASHYLLPAVALGEDGMSHLSATARTGWAYSRSLTGHSYSDVQKLLVDSGMWTISTTFSQVPYADDPGMATDPRQAIAPPWENKRLRAAVETATHTDMSAMTARLQNEESVVANTYRKAGLILAGTDSPLDIPATSLHLNLRAQVKYGHLEPWQALETATSLSAKAYGLTRDLGTLEPGKLADLIIVSGDPLKNIEDAARIQCVAKNGKLESVASIMAPFAKSDIGESICPAR, encoded by the coding sequence CGCCCAGGTCGAAGACCATCACGGTCGACGAAGGCACCGACATGCAGGTAGCGGTCTCGCCGGACCACAAGACGCTTCTTGCCGATGTCCAGGGACTGATCTTCTCGATTCCATCGGCTGGAGGAGTTGCAAAGCAACTGACTTCACCCATGCAGGAGGCGTCGCACCCTGACTGGTCGGCAAAAGGAGATCTTGTTGCTCTACAGTGCTACGCCGGTGGAACATTCCATATCTGGACGATGAAGCCCGATGGCAGCGGGTTGAAGCAAGTGACAAATGGACATGGCGATGACCGCGAACCTCGACTGTCGCCCGATGGAAGCACGATTGCGTTTTCCTCCGACCGTGCCTTCAAGGGGTCATACGACATATGGACGGTGAAGATCGACGGGAGCGATCTGAAGCAGATCACTCATTCGGCGGAAGACGAGTATGAGCCGAACTGGTCGCACGACGGCAAGCGCCTTGTGTTTGTGTCGGGCTCCGGCATCCAGGCGAAGGCGATTGAGACCATAGAGCTTGGCAATGGGAAGCGTTCGACGATTGCGCTAGTTGACCCGCTGAAGGCGCGTGTGAATGCTCCGAGCTTTTCGCCAGATGACTCGCATATTGCGTATGTGCGGTCCGACGGTTCCGGCGCGGCCCTTAGCAGGAGCCGCCTGATTGTCGCCACTGTTGCAGATGCTTCGAAGCCAATATATATAGGCAAGTCCGATGATGCGTTTCCATTTCCGGCAACGTGGCTTTCAGATGCGGAGCTGATCTATACAGGCAGCGGAAAAATACTGAGGGTGAAGCTGCCCGCATCAGCGGAGACAGCGATCGCATTTACTGCGGCAATCCCGCATGTTCGTCCGCAGTATGCGCATAGGCAGTATGACTTCGATGAAGCGGCTCCACATGCGGTCAAGGGAATCTATGCTCCAGCGTTTTCGCCGGATGGCCGGCAGGTGGCATTTGTTGCCTTGAACCAGCTCTACGTGATGACCATCGGCGAGGCCCCGGCGGCGATTACGCACGATGTGTTCTACAAACAGGGGCCGGCGTTTTCTCCCGACGGAAAGTGGCTGGCCTATGTCTCCGATCGCAGTGGGATCGAGAACATTTATCTGCACGATGTTTCGAACCTGGATTCGACGGAAGATGACTGGCGTATCGCACCAGGCAATAACGCGCAGATCATGCCTGCCTGGTCGCCTGATGGAAAGCTGATTGCGTTTCAGGACCAGACCGGCGCGACGCTGCTGATCGACGTTGCTTCAGGAAAGATCTCGCCGCTGGCTGCCGCGACGTTCTTTCCGGGCCGCGCTGCCTTCGCTCCCAATGGAAAGACTGTTGCTATTGCGACCATCCATCCGTATTCAAAGCGTTTTCGAGAGGGCACCAGCGACTTCCTGATGGTCGATCTTGCGACGAAGGCGACGAAGTTCTATTCGCCGGCGCCATATGAGTCGGTGACGACGCGCACAGAAGATGGCCCGATCTACGCGCCAAATGGCAAGGAGCTGGCCTTCGTGCTCCGCGACCAGCTTTACACGATGCCGGTCGACGCTGATGGATATCCCTCGGGCCCGGCAGTGAAGCTGAATGACGAGACGACCGATGCGCCGACGTGGTCCGGAGACTCCGCGCACATCCTTTATCTCTCGAACGGCAGGCTTCGGATGATCGATCGTGCGACGGGGAAGATCACCCCTGTTCCTGTCGACCTGACTTATACGCAGGCAAAGCCAAAGCAGAAGCTGCTGATCCATGCCGGAAGGTTCTGGAAGGGAAGCGGCCCCGAAGAATTAAAGGATGTGGATGTTTTAGTCACAGACAATCGCATCACCAGCGTCGGGCCACACGCGGCAACTCCTCCGGCAGGCGTGACGCAGACGATCGAGGCCCCGGATTCGACGGTTCTGCCGGGGCTGTTTGAAAACCATGTTCACGCCGACTCCGACAACGGTATCTATTACGGCGACCGGATGGGGCGTCTCTGGCTGATCTACGGCGTCACCGAACTGAGGGGGATCGCAGACAACGCATACCGCGCCTTGGAGCATAAGGAGTCATATATCTCCGGAGCGGCTACCGGGCCGCGCGTCTTCAATACCGGCGAAGCGGTGGATGGCGAGCGCGTCTACTACCCGATGATGATTGCGACAACGTCGGAGGAGCAGCTTCATCGTGAGTTTGATCGGCTGAAGGCGCTGGACTTCGACTTTGTGAAGCTCTACGTTCGGCTCCCTTATGCGTGGGCGAAAGAAGGTGTCGACTATGCGCATTCGCAGATGGGCGTGGAGACGGCATCGCACTATCTGCTGCCGGCGGTTGCTTTGGGTGAAGACGGGATGAGCCATCTCTCTGCCACGGCTCGCACAGGCTGGGCCTACTCGCGCTCGCTGACCGGGCACTCTTACAGCGATGTGCAGAAGCTGCTGGTCGACTCCGGGATGTGGACGATCTCGACAACGTTCTCGCAGGTTCCATACGCGGACGATCCGGGCATGGCGACCGATCCGCGCCAGGCGATAGCGCCGCCGTGGGAGAACAAGCGTCTACGTGCCGCAGTGGAGACGGCCACGCACACCGACATGAGCGCGATGACGGCCCGCCTTCAAAATGAAGAGTCTGTTGTAGCGAACACATACCGCAAGGCCGGGCTGATTCTTGCCGGTACGGACTCGCCGCTCGATATTCCTGCCACCAGTCTTCATCTGAATCTTCGTGCCCAGGTGAAGTATGGACATCTCGAACCCTGGCAGGCGCTGGAGACTGCCACCAGTCTTTCT